From a single Brassica rapa cultivar Chiifu-401-42 chromosome A01, CAAS_Brap_v3.01, whole genome shotgun sequence genomic region:
- the LOC103850007 gene encoding agamous-like MADS-box protein AGL90: MTRKKTNLAYISNVSARKRTLNLRKKGLLKKLDEIKTLCDVDACAVIYSPYNSTPEVWPSNSEVQKVMEKFENLPEEKQTKKSFNHEEFLNQTITKVQNQVKKLIEGNNDKLMEELMFSCLNGNMGDLAIDDSNRGNLCEFIDGHLKKLYHHKNVILKNTHLETGESSSMAMAMGMPPVAMAEAGSSFFNSPQQTNESQPLVTSNQGQEHISSHGNQFLNVPTNFPQQPNEVQCAVSSNQGLEHVPSLKNNFMCAPIFNSPLLTNESQPLVTSNHGPEHICSHGSQFPNVPTFNFSQQTNELRHTISPNQGLEHVHSLGNNFMNAPTFNSPQLTNEMQQPIIFSNQGANHVDSLASNLLPVSNHGVNTQVMNQVCVCD, from the coding sequence ATgacaaggaagaagacaaaTCTTGCTTACATTTCCAATGTCTCGGCGAGAAAAAGAACACTGAATCTTAGGAAGAAAGGACTTCTGAAGAAACTTGATGAAATCAAGACTCTCTGCGATGTGGATGCATGTGCGGTCATCTACAGTCCATACAACTCAACACCAGAGGTGTGGCCATCAAACTCGGAGGTGCAAAAGGTTATGGAGAAGTTCGAAAACTTGCCAGAGGAGAAGCAGACAAAGAAATCGTTTAACCACGAAGAGTTTCTCAATCAGACAATCACAAAAGTCCAAAATCAggttaaaaaattaattgaaggTAATAATGATAAACTCATGGAGGAGCTCATGTTCTCTTGTCTTAATGGGAACATGGGAGATTTGGCTATAGACGATAGTAATCGTGGTAACTTGTGTGAGTTTATTGATGGACATCTCAAGAAACTTTATCATCATAAAAACGTAATCCTAAAAAATACGCATCTTGAGACCGGTGAATCTTCCTCAATGGCTATGGCCATGGGCATGCCACCAGTCGCTATGGCTGAAGCGGGTTCTTCTTTCTTCAACTCTCCTCAACAAACCAATGAGTCTCAGCCTCTAGTCACTTCAAACCAGGGACAAGAACATATTAGTTCTCATGGAAACCAGTTTCTGAATGTCCCAACCAATTTTCCTCAACAACCCAATGAAGTGCAGTGTGCAGTCTCTTCAAACCAGGGGCTGGAACATGTTCCTTCACTTAAAAACAACTTTATGTGTGCACCAATCTTCAATTCTCCTCTACTAACCAACGAGTCGCAACCTCTGGTTACTTCAAACCATGGACCAGAACATATTTGTTCTCATGGAAGCCAGTTTCCGAATGTCCCAACTTTCAACTTTTCTCAACAAACCAATGAACTACGTCATACAATCTCTCCAAACCAGGGGCTGGAACATGTTCATTCTCTTGGAAACAACTTTATGAATGCACCAACCTTCAATTCTCCTCAACTAACCAACGAGATGCAGCAGCCCATAATCTTTTCGAACCAGGGAGCCAACCATGTTGATTCTCTTGCAAGTAATCTCCTCCCAGTTAGCAACCATGGAGTTAATACTCAAGTTATGAATCAGGTTTGTGTTTGTGATTAA